One Rosa chinensis cultivar Old Blush chromosome 3, RchiOBHm-V2, whole genome shotgun sequence DNA window includes the following coding sequences:
- the LOC112192547 gene encoding uncharacterized protein At5g43822 isoform X1: MTRINREMVQIFFWAIFFLPPANQAKFNLLHLNNKKELPPQSGLKRLSLSVGICAFVVGLADAMEVMVKKYQHRFRNVRDEMDCWDKLQVLLVSQFRNASTIIQRLQVLQDSKNYGGLNELVDIQEVVLVKQMESLQKLLLSMKNTMEEFHCIVMSLGRIHRDGRHMIKGGSSQLSTKQLQQRVGVKPTLADCLDGLMLLQDMHCSDTSDLSSLQQILIDQPNIPREEVQFVFDIIFAQENC; encoded by the exons ATGACACGCATAAATCGAGAAAtggtccaaatttttttttgggcaatcttcttcctccctcctgCGAATCAAGCAAAG ttcaatCTGCTGCACCTAAACAATAAGAAAGAACTGCCACCTCAATCTGGTCTGAAAAGACTAAGTTTGAGTGTTGGAATCTGTGCCTTTGTTGTTGGGTTGGCAGATGCGATGGAAGTGATGGTGAAGAAATACCAGCATAGGTTCAGGAATGTGAGGGACGAGATGGATTGTTGGGACAAGCTTCAAGTTCTCTTAGTTTCTCAGTTCAGAAACGCCTCCACCATCATCCAGAGGTTGCAG GTTCTTCAAGATTCCAAAAACTATGGTGGCTTGAATGAACTTGTTGATATTCAAGAGGTGGTCTTGGTGAAGCAGATGGAGTCTTTGCAAAAACTCTTGCTTTCCATGAAAAATACCAT GGAAGAGTTTCACTGCATTGTAATGTCTCTTGGGAGGATTCATCGTGATGGTAGGCACATGATAAAAGGTGGTTCTAGTCAGCTGAGTACAAAACAACTACAGCAGCGAGTTGGTGTAAAACCCACTCTTGCAGATTGCTTAGATGGGCTTATGCTTCTCCAGGACATGCATTGCTCTGA TACCAGTGATTTGAGTTCGCTGCAGCAAATCTTGATTGACCAGCCTAACATTCCCAGGGAAGAAG ttcaaTTTGTCTTTGATATCATATTTGCACAAGAGAATTGTTG
- the LOC112192547 gene encoding uncharacterized protein At5g43822 isoform X2: MTRINREMVQIFFWAIFFLPPANQAKFNLLHLNNKKELPPQSGLKRLSLSVGICAFVVGLADAMEVMVKKYQHRFRNVRDEMDCWDKLQVLLVSQFRNASTIIQRLQVLQDSKNYGGLNELVDIQEVVLVKQMESLQKLLLSMKNTMEEFHCIVMSLGRIHRDGRHMIKGGSSQLSTKQLQQRVGVKPTLADCLDGLMLLQDMHCSEWSNLRQNLHCAGILS, translated from the exons ATGACACGCATAAATCGAGAAAtggtccaaatttttttttgggcaatcttcttcctccctcctgCGAATCAAGCAAAG ttcaatCTGCTGCACCTAAACAATAAGAAAGAACTGCCACCTCAATCTGGTCTGAAAAGACTAAGTTTGAGTGTTGGAATCTGTGCCTTTGTTGTTGGGTTGGCAGATGCGATGGAAGTGATGGTGAAGAAATACCAGCATAGGTTCAGGAATGTGAGGGACGAGATGGATTGTTGGGACAAGCTTCAAGTTCTCTTAGTTTCTCAGTTCAGAAACGCCTCCACCATCATCCAGAGGTTGCAG GTTCTTCAAGATTCCAAAAACTATGGTGGCTTGAATGAACTTGTTGATATTCAAGAGGTGGTCTTGGTGAAGCAGATGGAGTCTTTGCAAAAACTCTTGCTTTCCATGAAAAATACCAT GGAAGAGTTTCACTGCATTGTAATGTCTCTTGGGAGGATTCATCGTGATGGTAGGCACATGATAAAAGGTGGTTCTAGTCAGCTGAGTACAAAACAACTACAGCAGCGAGTTGGTGTAAAACCCACTCTTGCAGATTGCTTAGATGGGCTTATGCTTCTCCAGGACATGCATTGCTCTGA GTGGTCAAACCTCAGACAAAATCTTCATTGCGCAGGAATTTTATCATAG
- the LOC112192547 gene encoding uncharacterized protein At5g43822 isoform X3: MTRINREMVQIFFWAIFFLPPANQAKFNLLHLNNKKELPPQSGLKRLSLSVGICAFVVGLADAMEVMVKKYQHRFRNVRDEMDCWDKLQVLLVSQFRNASTIIQRLQVLQDSKNYGGLNELVDIQEVVLVKQMESLQKLLLSMKNTITSDLSSLQQILIDQPNIPREEVQFVFDIIFAQENC, encoded by the exons ATGACACGCATAAATCGAGAAAtggtccaaatttttttttgggcaatcttcttcctccctcctgCGAATCAAGCAAAG ttcaatCTGCTGCACCTAAACAATAAGAAAGAACTGCCACCTCAATCTGGTCTGAAAAGACTAAGTTTGAGTGTTGGAATCTGTGCCTTTGTTGTTGGGTTGGCAGATGCGATGGAAGTGATGGTGAAGAAATACCAGCATAGGTTCAGGAATGTGAGGGACGAGATGGATTGTTGGGACAAGCTTCAAGTTCTCTTAGTTTCTCAGTTCAGAAACGCCTCCACCATCATCCAGAGGTTGCAG GTTCTTCAAGATTCCAAAAACTATGGTGGCTTGAATGAACTTGTTGATATTCAAGAGGTGGTCTTGGTGAAGCAGATGGAGTCTTTGCAAAAACTCTTGCTTTCCATGAAAAATACCAT TACCAGTGATTTGAGTTCGCTGCAGCAAATCTTGATTGACCAGCCTAACATTCCCAGGGAAGAAG ttcaaTTTGTCTTTGATATCATATTTGCACAAGAGAATTGTTG
- the LOC112192547 gene encoding uncharacterized protein At5g43822 isoform X4, whose protein sequence is MEVMVKKYQHRFRNVRDEMDCWDKLQVLLVSQFRNASTIIQRLQVLQDSKNYGGLNELVDIQEVVLVKQMESLQKLLLSMKNTMEEFHCIVMSLGRIHRDGRHMIKGGSSQLSTKQLQQRVGVKPTLADCLDGLMLLQDMHCSDTSDLSSLQQILIDQPNIPREEVQFVFDIIFAQENC, encoded by the exons ATGGAAGTGATGGTGAAGAAATACCAGCATAGGTTCAGGAATGTGAGGGACGAGATGGATTGTTGGGACAAGCTTCAAGTTCTCTTAGTTTCTCAGTTCAGAAACGCCTCCACCATCATCCAGAGGTTGCAG GTTCTTCAAGATTCCAAAAACTATGGTGGCTTGAATGAACTTGTTGATATTCAAGAGGTGGTCTTGGTGAAGCAGATGGAGTCTTTGCAAAAACTCTTGCTTTCCATGAAAAATACCAT GGAAGAGTTTCACTGCATTGTAATGTCTCTTGGGAGGATTCATCGTGATGGTAGGCACATGATAAAAGGTGGTTCTAGTCAGCTGAGTACAAAACAACTACAGCAGCGAGTTGGTGTAAAACCCACTCTTGCAGATTGCTTAGATGGGCTTATGCTTCTCCAGGACATGCATTGCTCTGA TACCAGTGATTTGAGTTCGCTGCAGCAAATCTTGATTGACCAGCCTAACATTCCCAGGGAAGAAG ttcaaTTTGTCTTTGATATCATATTTGCACAAGAGAATTGTTG